The following proteins come from a genomic window of Paenibacillus wynnii:
- a CDS encoding methyl-accepting chemotaxis protein: MQLRSIKAKTLLLILPLLLIIVMGISSVVILKSRSLLLEQTGNSMKEQLANTNQSIQKRISSHGRVPETIAKSIQGHYSKLSLEDYDTLFKNTLGVNTDTFGVGIYFEPNMYNDKTKYASTYAYHDQNQITVTHDYSDPQYDYPSQEWYKIAVNQKGVRYTDPFYDETTKSTMVTASVPVYDDKQRFIAVTTGDINLDTVQKIVTETQVGATGWAFMLDKNGTYLAGPETDKIMKEKLQEDKDPVLSTLANTIMKEGNGASTYTSSQGLIHVYYSKLDQTDWILAVALPDQELTTQINALMLQILTVLLIGIVLIVVVIILYARNLTSHTTRVNSMAQHLAQGDFTYSIEVKSKDEFGRMAENLNHTSSLLNTMMAKVSEHSLHVASTSEELTASAEQTSTVAEDIANTIQEVAAGAETQLQGTQESARSLEELAMGIQRISESSAILYDASNNTSQQAQEGNGIIQQAVRDMNEANRSVSITASHMEQLRVRSADIGNIINVISGISIQTNLLSLNAGIEAARAGEHGRGFAVVASEIRKLSEQTKLSAEKVREIIEEMQGETEAAVKSVEIGTKAVFNSTALVEEAGVAFTGIVSDIQHIVSQIQEVSAVSEQMSAGSQQISATMEDLARISGEASDATQSVAAASEQQMASMQEVSASAQSLSSMVQELQDLLVQFKI; encoded by the coding sequence ATGCAACTCAGGAGTATCAAAGCCAAAACTCTTCTACTCATTCTGCCGCTGCTACTTATCATTGTCATGGGCATCTCGTCAGTTGTCATTCTAAAGTCCCGTAGTCTACTGCTTGAGCAGACAGGTAACAGCATGAAGGAACAGCTGGCAAACACCAATCAAAGCATCCAGAAACGAATATCCTCCCACGGGAGAGTGCCGGAAACGATAGCAAAGTCGATCCAAGGCCACTACAGTAAGCTAAGCTTAGAGGACTATGATACGCTTTTCAAGAATACGCTGGGTGTTAATACCGATACCTTCGGTGTAGGCATTTACTTTGAACCCAACATGTATAACGACAAGACAAAGTATGCCTCAACCTATGCCTATCACGATCAGAACCAAATTACCGTTACTCATGATTATAGTGATCCCCAATATGACTATCCTTCACAAGAATGGTACAAAATTGCTGTCAATCAAAAAGGGGTGCGTTACACGGATCCCTTTTATGACGAAACAACAAAATCAACGATGGTTACAGCGTCCGTGCCTGTGTATGACGATAAACAACGTTTTATTGCCGTTACCACCGGTGACATAAACTTGGACACTGTGCAAAAAATCGTCACCGAGACACAAGTAGGAGCCACAGGTTGGGCGTTTATGCTCGACAAGAACGGTACTTATTTAGCGGGGCCGGAGACGGATAAAATCATGAAGGAAAAGCTCCAGGAGGACAAGGACCCCGTCCTATCTACTTTAGCAAATACCATAATGAAAGAAGGGAATGGAGCTTCAACTTATACTTCCTCCCAAGGGCTCATTCACGTCTATTATTCAAAGTTGGATCAGACAGACTGGATCTTAGCAGTTGCCCTGCCAGATCAAGAACTAACAACTCAAATTAATGCATTGATGCTGCAAATTTTAACTGTACTTTTAATTGGAATCGTCCTTATTGTCGTTGTCATTATACTGTATGCGCGTAACTTGACGTCTCACACGACCCGTGTTAATTCGATGGCCCAACATCTGGCTCAAGGTGATTTCACATATTCTATTGAAGTAAAATCGAAGGACGAGTTTGGTAGGATGGCGGAAAATTTGAATCATACGAGTAGCCTTTTGAATACAATGATGGCTAAGGTGTCCGAGCATTCCTTGCATGTCGCATCGACCTCGGAGGAGCTGACGGCTAGTGCTGAACAGACCAGCACGGTAGCTGAAGACATAGCCAATACCATTCAGGAAGTGGCGGCAGGGGCAGAAACTCAGCTTCAGGGAACCCAAGAAAGTGCTAGGTCGCTAGAGGAACTAGCTATGGGTATCCAGCGTATCTCAGAGTCTTCCGCGATATTGTATGATGCTTCGAATAACACCTCCCAACAGGCACAGGAAGGGAATGGAATTATCCAACAGGCAGTCCGTGATATGAACGAAGCCAATCGGTCCGTTTCCATAACGGCGTCACACATGGAACAGCTGCGCGTTAGATCCGCTGACATAGGCAACATTATCAACGTTATCAGCGGGATCAGCATACAGACAAACCTGCTATCTTTGAATGCCGGTATTGAAGCTGCCCGTGCAGGTGAACATGGAAGAGGATTTGCTGTGGTGGCCTCAGAAATTCGCAAGCTGTCCGAGCAAACAAAGCTATCTGCAGAGAAGGTTAGGGAGATTATCGAAGAAATGCAGGGAGAGACCGAGGCTGCTGTGAAATCGGTGGAAATCGGCACAAAAGCTGTCTTTAACAGCACTGCATTAGTGGAAGAAGCGGGGGTAGCGTTTACCGGCATTGTATCGGATATTCAACATATAGTTAGTCAGATCCAAGAGGTATCTGCGGTCTCTGAGCAAATGTCCGCCGGATCTCAGCAGATAAGCGCCACAATGGAGGATCTTGCCCGGATATCCGGTGAAGCGTCAGACGCCACACAAAGCGTAGCAGCAGCAAGTGAGCAGCAAATGGCTTCCATGCAGGAGGTATCGGCTTCCGCCCAATCACTAAGCTCAATGGTTCAGGAGCTTCAGGATTTGCTGGTACAGTTTAAAATCTAA
- a CDS encoding MBL fold metallo-hydrolase has translation MLNIRNYNLGPLQTNAYLLTGADPKRGIIIDPGMNPAGLIRNIEGMEIEAILLTHAHFDHMGGVDEIRKLKNCPVYLHTLESEWLTNPKLNGSLMWPNVSPPLTTDPAEFDLAEGQTLKLIGMDFRVYHTPGHSPGSVSFLCGNDLFSGDVLFRLGVGRTDLPGGRERDLFDSIRGKLFKLDDEVKVYPGHGSRTTIGFERERNPYVS, from the coding sequence ATGCTGAATATTCGTAATTATAATCTCGGTCCTCTCCAGACGAATGCCTATCTCCTAACCGGAGCAGATCCTAAGCGTGGCATTATTATCGATCCCGGTATGAATCCCGCAGGGCTTATCCGGAATATCGAAGGGATGGAGATTGAGGCGATTTTGCTGACACATGCCCATTTTGATCATATGGGCGGTGTTGATGAGATCCGCAAGCTCAAGAATTGCCCTGTGTACCTGCATACCCTAGAAAGTGAATGGCTTACCAATCCCAAGCTAAACGGATCGTTAATGTGGCCTAATGTTTCGCCGCCTCTAACAACGGATCCTGCGGAGTTTGATCTGGCCGAAGGCCAGACTCTGAAGCTGATTGGAATGGATTTTCGAGTCTATCATACACCGGGTCATTCCCCGGGTAGCGTAAGCTTTCTCTGTGGAAATGACTTATTTTCTGGAGATGTGTTATTTAGACTTGGTGTAGGGCGCACGGATCTGCCGGGAGGAAGAGAACGGGATCTGTTCGACTCGATTCGGGGCAAGCTGTTCAAGTTGGACGATGAGGTCAAGGTTTATCCGGGACACGGCTCGCGCACAACTATTGGTTTTGAACGAGAGCGTAACCCTTATGTTTCCTAA